GGGTTTGTACCCAGCGCGTGCCTTCCAAACGTTGACGCAGTGCAGCACCGCTCTGTGATAATTGGCGATCAGGCGTATCGAAGTATTTAGCTTGAAGTTGTATTTTCTCTGTTTTTTTTGGATCTAATGCTTTTAATAAGGCTTGACGACGTGCTTCTGGAATTTGAAATTTGAGCTCAACTTCAACCATGGATAATGTCCTGACATATAAAGTTAACAATGCTAATCAAGCGTTTTAAATAAAAATAAGATGATTTTGTGCGATCTGATGCAGCAATTGTTCTGATTCATCTGCCACAGATTGTAACGAAATAAATGTGTGATGTAAGACTTGACGTAAGGCAGAAGAGTACTGATTAAATTATATGGCTTATTAAAATATTTTTATTTTCAATAGATTGTAATGAAGTAAACTCAGAATTATGGTCGATTAATCATTCATAAATGATGCAACATTCATCTTTTCTTTGTTTAAATTATCAGCTAAGGTGAAGAAAAAACGTCGAGATGATGCCATGAATGCACAAGTACAACCGTCATATGACTATGATCCTGAACCACAGCTTCGGATGCCTATTAAACATTACCCAGACTTTTACCGTTTTTATCTAACTGAACATCGAAATATTATGAGTCGCCGTCTGCATGTAGCGGGCAGCAGTATTGGCTTATTTTTCTTTACTAAGGCCATTGTACAACGTAAATCAAAGTATTTTTTATACGGTTTGGCATCAGGCTATGCCTGTGCATGGGTAGGGCATTTTATTTTTGAGAAGAACAAGCCCGCAAGTTTTAAACAACCTGTCTATAGCTTTATTTCAGACTGGAAAATGTTTGCAGATGTATTAAAGGGCAATTTGAGTTTACTTGACCGCGCCTTTGATAAAATTCCGAGTTAAATCATCGGAATATTTAAAAATGACCTGTGTGATCTAAAAATTTTGCTTGCAACTATAGAGCGAATATTCTATTAATGAAGTATATTTTGTAATGATGCTTTTTTAACACGCTGATTACACAAGTTTTCCAAGCCTGGAGTGACCTCTCTGGGCTTTTTTTATGTAGTTTCAAAAGTAGAATTTTCAAAAAAAATAGCCTATTTGTACTTTGAACTCTTCCCCAAAAAAATCGTCAAAGACAAATAGACCAAGCTTGCAAATGTTTTAAGTTCAAACCTACGACCTATGTTAATGCGTTTGACTTAATTCAAAATCATTAAAAAAATCACTTCAGGGAACTGATTTCTCCACAAAATCAGCGTATTCCCTAAGAGTGATATTAAGAGGGCGAAACAGAAAGCGGGCTGCTTGAACTGAATCAAGCTTATTAAAGTGGATATACCTTAAGGGTTACATCCCTAGAATTGGGTATTTTTCAATCAATCACTGAATTTCGCATAAGATGCACAATCAAATTTTTATAGAAATATTCAAAATAAATGTACAACTAAAACAATGATTAAAATTTAGTTTTGCCTATAATAAGTCATATTTTATTGTGTGAAGACGGTTATGCGCGGTTTATATCTCATTACCAATGATGATCCTATCGAACTTTTATTGGCTAAACTCGAAGGCGTAATGGCAAACGGTGGTGTATCAGTTTTGCAATATCGCCGTAAAAAAGTCACAAAAGAAGACCAAGCCTACGAAATTGAATATATGCGCGACTTATGCAAGCAATACAAAGTTCATTTTGTTATTAACGAAGACTTAGAACTTGCAGTGCAATATGGCACTGGTGTGCATTTAGGTCAAAATGACAGTCCTGTCTCTGAAGCTGTTGCACGTTTGCCTAAAAATGTATTGATTGGTCGTAGCTGTTATAACTCACTTGAGCTTGCTGAACAGGCTGTTGCAGATGGTGCAAGCTATATTGGCTTTGGTGCGATCTATGAAACGCAAACTAAACCTGAAGCAAAAAGCATTGGTCTAGACATTCTTAAAGCTGCTAAAGGCAAATTTAATGTGCCTGTCTGTGCTGTGGGTGGCTTAACGGTAGAAAATGCCAAAGAGGTGATTGAAGCGGGTGCTGACGTCTGTGTTGTGGTTAGTGATATATTAGGTCGTCCGATGCATTTAATTCCTGAGCGTTTGGATGAATGGTCTGCACTCTTTCAAGCGACAGCATAATTCTTTTTATTTTTTAAATTTTGAGTAGAGAGCAACGATGAGCTTATCTCCTAAGCAAGAACAATTGTTCAAACAAGCAAATAAACATATCCCAGGTGGTGTGAACTCACCTGTACGTGCTTTTAACGGTGTGGGTGGTACGCCCGTTTTTATTGAGAAAGCTCAAGGTGCTTATCTTTTTGATGTCGATGGTAAACGTTACGTTGACTATGTGGGTTCATGGGGACCAATGATCTTAGGTCATGCGCATCCAGATATTATTAAAGCGGTTCAAGAAGCGGCTTTAGATGGTTTAAGTTTTGGTGCACCAACCGTACATGAAACAACTTTGGCAGATATTATCTGCGAAATTATGCCATCAATTGAATTGGTTCGTATGACCAACTCAGGTACAGAAGCGACCATGACTGCAATTCGTTTGGCACGTGGTTATACAGGTCGTGACAAAATTGTAAAATTCGAAGGTTGTTACCACGGTCACTCAGACTCACTATTGGTAAAAGCAGGTTCAGGTTTATTAACCAAAGGTGAAGGTGAAGCGACTTCTGCGGGTGTACCTGCTGACTTTGCAAAACACACTTTGACACTTCCATATAACGATATCGAAACTTTAAAAGAATGCTTTGCTAAATTCGGTTCTGAAATTGCAGGTGTGATTGTTGAACCTGTGGCAGGCAACATGAACTTGGTCAAGCCAATTGATGGTTTCTTACAAGCAATTCGTGATGTATGTGATGAGCATGGTTCTGTATTTATTATTGATGAAGTGATGACAGGTTTCCGTGTGGGTCTTGGCGGTGCACAAGCGCATTATGGCGTTAAACCCGATTTGACCACTTTAGGGAAAATCATTGGTGCTGGCTTACCTGTCGGTGCATTCGGTGGTAAACGTGAAATCATGGAATGTATCGCGCCATTAGGCAGTGTTTACCAAGCAGGGACATTGTCGGGCAACCCGCTTGCAATGCGTGCGGGTATCGAGATGTTTAAACACCTCCGCCAAGATGGATTCTATGAAAACTTAACAGCTCAACTTTCAAAACTTCTTGCAGGCTTAGAAGCGGCTGCGAAAGACGCGGGTGTTGCATTTAAGACGCAACAAGTAGGCGGTATGTTTGGTATTTACTTTACTGACCAAGATGACATTACAAGTTTTGACTCAATGTTGAAATGTGATGTTGCAGCATTCCGTCAATTCTTCCACGGTATGTTAAAACGTGGTGTGAACCTTGCACCTTCTGCATTCGAAGCAGGTTTCTTCTCAGCAGCGCATAGTGATGAAGATATTGAATTTACAATTCAAGCTGCGAAAGAGACTTTTGCGGAAATGAAGGCTTAACTTGTAAATCCTCCCTAGCCCTCCTTTATAAAAGGAGGGAACGCTTAAATAGGGTCTGTTGACATTTGTTGCTTAAAAAAATAGCGAGGTAGTAAAATTAAATCGCCAAACCCAATTTTACTCTCGCTATGCCTCGTACAATGCTGAATGATCAACACTGGTCTAAGTTACTTTCTATTTTCCGAAATTTTGATATCTATTTCAAATCTAATTTGAGAAATTTTGTCGAAGCCATACTTTATAGAATAAGAACAGGCTGTCCTTGGCGTGATTTGCCTAAAGAATTTGGTTCGTATAACTCAATATTTAAAAAATATAATCGTTGGTGTAAAAATGATAAGCTAATGAAAGTATTTAAATTAATTTCTTCAAATGCTGATATGGAATGGGTTTTTATTGACGGTAGTCATGTTCGGGCACACCAACATTCTGCTGGAATAAAAGATCAGGATATTTCTAAAAGCATTGGTGGAAATAGTTCTAAAATACACTTAGCTGTTGATGCAGATGGCAATCCAATTGAAATTATTATCTCCGATGGAACGACGCATGACGTCAAGATTGCTCCAAAAATGATTGAAAAACTGGATTTGAGTGAAACGGAAGTATGTTGTGCAGACAAGGGATATGACTCTGAATCATTAAGGGAACAAATATCTGCGAAAAAAACTAAAGCTAATATTCCAAGAAAATCAAATACACAGTCAAATAATGACCATATGGATTGGTATTTATATAAAATCAGGCACTTAGTTGAGAATGCATTTTGTAGGTTAAAGCAGTTCAGAGGAATAGCAACACGATATGATAAGCTAAAGTGTAGCTATGAGGGTGCAGTTGCATTAGCTTGTGTATTTATTTGGCTACCTTTATCGGGTAAATTCTATACTTGAAATGTCAACAGACCCTAATTAATTTTAAGGTTCTCTTCTTTCCCTTGCGCCATATATGGCTCAGGGTTAGGGGGAGATGTAAATTTGAAAATGGATGATCGAATGAAAACCAAACCCTATTTAACATTGGCTGATGCTGAGTTTTTATTAAATACGGCACATGAATATGCAATAGAACATAACTTCAATGTCAGTATTGCTGTTGTAGATGAAACTGGTAATTTGCTTGCGATGAAACGTATGGATGGTGCATCGCCGATGACTGCAAATTTGTGTTTAGAAAAAGCAAAATGTTCTGCCATTAGTCGCCGTCCTTCAAAGTTGTTTGAGGATTTGATTAAAGGCGGTCAAATGGGCTTTTTAACCATGGATTCTTTTACTGGTATGCTTGAAGGTGGTGAGCCAATCCTGCATGAAGGGCATTTGGTTGGTGCCATGGGTGTTTCAGGTGTTCGTTCTTTTCAAGATGCAGAAATTGCTCAGAAGGCGATTGAGAAGTTCTTGGCAAAAATATAAAAAATAAATAAAGTTAAAGGCATAGATTTTGATCTTAACGAATGAGATCAGAATCTATATGATTATAAAAATAAGAAAAAATATTTTTATCATTTAAATTCGAGGGGCATATGAGAAATAAGAAAACGTCTCAACATCAGTTTGGTGGTTTTTTGATAGCTGTTGTGATTACGGCTTTGTTTTTCTATAAAAGTGAATCTAAGCCTGACAGGAATTATTTATTTCACCCCACCGGTCAGCAAGACTCCAATACTCAGCAGGTTAATGGCTTAAAAGAAATACAAAATTATGCTGAGCAGCAAAAGACGATTGATACACAAAACATTCAGCCATTCATAAAAAATGTAATGAATAAATTTCCTATTGATGGTGCACAAAAAGGTAAATTTAAATTTACTTCAAGTGATCAGAATGCTGTGTTTCTTCTTCGAGATAAATATACAAATGAATTAAAAGTAGTGGTTCAACTTCCAAAATATGATCAGGTGGAAACGTTGGTTCCTTTTGGTGAGTATGTAGTTGAATATGCGACAGGTGATGGTAGTTGGCAAGGTTTAGATCGTTTTTGGGGATACTCGACACAGTTCTATAGAAGTAATACACAACATCGGATTTATAAAGTTGATCATGGATATGGTGGCTATACCATACATGGTTCAGGCATTACGTTGAATACACTAAATGGGCAGACGCCTGATCGAATCAATAAAGGTAATTTCATAAATTCTAATTAAATGATTTACTAAAATTATAAAGATAATCAGCGAATAAAGAGTCGATTTACCTAGAACGCAAAAATATAAGTAAAATAATTATGACGACTAAGATAAAACTAAGACATTGCTGTTGGTACTTATGGCGTTTATAAATAGATTTAAGTTTTGAATGTTGCTCTAATTTTATTTTTTCCTGTTGATACCAAGAATAATAGGTGCTCATCATGCTAAAGAATAAGTACCAAAATACAGCAGGGCAAAGTTTTATAGCCAAGATTTTCCAAATTAATTCATATTGATTCACCGCTAAATAAATGGCTAAAGCATATAACAGGACGGACACAGCGAATATATAATTCAATGTATTGATGATTTTTAAATCTAAAAATTGAGTTTTAGTATTTTTCATTATTTTTTAAATAAAACGATGTTTGAATCTAAGCTGAGAATATGTAACTTTTATCAGATAAAATAAAGAAAATTCTGCTGTTTAGAGTCTCCCATGCTTTACCCCATGCCAAAAAAAATCCAATTCGCACCCTCTCAAGCGAAATGGCAACTATCAACAACTGACTCAGTTTTAGTGTTAGTTGGATTACAAAACCTCCGTGCTGAATCAGGCATTCAAGATTCTGATTTGATGAATAACCTCGTTCAACTAACCAATCGTGCCAAGACCTTAGATATACCTATTGTGGATTTGTATGGCGATGACCTTATGCAAGGCATGCAACAGCTTGGTGAATATGTCTCAACCCATCCACAGTTGATTATTGCAGGAGAAATCAGCCCAATGCTGAAACAAATTTTGCCGCATATTAGTAGCGTTACAGATCAGATATGTATTATTGATGACGCAATTTTAATGGCGCACCAAGAACAGCATATTCAATGGATCGATAACAATACTGCACAAGGTATGCATCATATGAATGCTTATACCTTAATGCGTTTATGGAACTTAAATGCGCCGTCACATTATATTTTATCGACCAAAGGAATTATGCTTGCGGTTGCAGAGGCGATTGAAATGGACGCTTTAGAAATTGATCCTTATGTCAGTCTAAAAAGTTATGGACTTGATTCTGTCGCAGTTGTTGGATTAGTCGGATTGTGGCGCGCACATGGTGCGAATATCACCTATGAAGATGTCCTTGAACACAATACTTTGCATGAGTTGGTGAGTTTTATTTTGCAATCTATTCGCTGAATATCTGGAATCGAAAAAAATATCAGGCAAAATCGGAAATTCCATCGGCATTTATAGCTTTGAACATTGTAATTCTTGTCTAAGCTTTCTATCATTGCCGCCTTGTTTTGCACGATCAGTCTGGGATTGAACTTTGAGTAATTTTCTAACCGAACATCTGATACATCGTGAAGATGACTTTATGGTGGTACATAAACCAGCAGGGTTGCTCACGGTTCCGGGTAAAACAGCAGATTTACAAGATTGTATGATCAATCGTTTATTGGCTGTCGAGCCGAAAACATTACTCATTCACCGTCTTGATCGTGACACATCGGGTATTTTGGTGTTTGGCTTGAGCAAAGCAGGTCAAAAATCAATTTCCCGTCAATTCCAAGATCGACTTACCGATAAAATCTATCAGGCGATTGTGGTTGGAACCTTAACAGGGGAAGGCACAGTGGATGTTCCTGTGGT
This window of the Acinetobacter sp. NCu2D-2 genome carries:
- a CDS encoding DUF962 domain-containing protein, with product MNAQVQPSYDYDPEPQLRMPIKHYPDFYRFYLTEHRNIMSRRLHVAGSSIGLFFFTKAIVQRKSKYFLYGLASGYACAWVGHFIFEKNKPASFKQPVYSFISDWKMFADVLKGNLSLLDRAFDKIPS
- the hemL gene encoding glutamate-1-semialdehyde 2,1-aminomutase yields the protein MSLSPKQEQLFKQANKHIPGGVNSPVRAFNGVGGTPVFIEKAQGAYLFDVDGKRYVDYVGSWGPMILGHAHPDIIKAVQEAALDGLSFGAPTVHETTLADIICEIMPSIELVRMTNSGTEATMTAIRLARGYTGRDKIVKFEGCYHGHSDSLLVKAGSGLLTKGEGEATSAGVPADFAKHTLTLPYNDIETLKECFAKFGSEIAGVIVEPVAGNMNLVKPIDGFLQAIRDVCDEHGSVFIIDEVMTGFRVGLGGAQAHYGVKPDLTTLGKIIGAGLPVGAFGGKREIMECIAPLGSVYQAGTLSGNPLAMRAGIEMFKHLRQDGFYENLTAQLSKLLAGLEAAAKDAGVAFKTQQVGGMFGIYFTDQDDITSFDSMLKCDVAAFRQFFHGMLKRGVNLAPSAFEAGFFSAAHSDEDIEFTIQAAKETFAEMKA
- the thiE gene encoding thiamine phosphate synthase, translating into MRGLYLITNDDPIELLLAKLEGVMANGGVSVLQYRRKKVTKEDQAYEIEYMRDLCKQYKVHFVINEDLELAVQYGTGVHLGQNDSPVSEAVARLPKNVLIGRSCYNSLELAEQAVADGASYIGFGAIYETQTKPEAKSIGLDILKAAKGKFNVPVCAVGGLTVENAKEVIEAGADVCVVVSDILGRPMHLIPERLDEWSALFQATA
- a CDS encoding RluA family pseudouridine synthase — translated: MSNFLTEHLIHREDDFMVVHKPAGLLTVPGKTADLQDCMINRLLAVEPKTLLIHRLDRDTSGILVFGLSKAGQKSISRQFQDRLTDKIYQAIVVGTLTGEGTVDVPVVYDPSRPPLHIADPNHSKPALTHWQAVEHFEIQGQPVTRVKLTPITGRSHQLRVHMQYLGHPIVGDTLYASPAHQVLMPRLCLHAERLSFQHPISNEALEFYFPAPF
- a CDS encoding IS5 family transposase — translated: MPRTMLNDQHWSKLLSIFRNFDIYFKSNLRNFVEAILYRIRTGCPWRDLPKEFGSYNSIFKKYNRWCKNDKLMKVFKLISSNADMEWVFIDGSHVRAHQHSAGIKDQDISKSIGGNSSKIHLAVDADGNPIEIIISDGTTHDVKIAPKMIEKLDLSETEVCCADKGYDSESLREQISAKKTKANIPRKSNTQSNNDHMDWYLYKIRHLVENAFCRLKQFRGIATRYDKLKCSYEGAVALACVFIWLPLSGKFYT
- a CDS encoding GlcG/HbpS family heme-binding protein, which gives rise to MKTKPYLTLADAEFLLNTAHEYAIEHNFNVSIAVVDETGNLLAMKRMDGASPMTANLCLEKAKCSAISRRPSKLFEDLIKGGQMGFLTMDSFTGMLEGGEPILHEGHLVGAMGVSGVRSFQDAEIAQKAIEKFLAKI
- a CDS encoding phosphopantetheine-binding protein is translated as MLYPMPKKIQFAPSQAKWQLSTTDSVLVLVGLQNLRAESGIQDSDLMNNLVQLTNRAKTLDIPIVDLYGDDLMQGMQQLGEYVSTHPQLIIAGEISPMLKQILPHISSVTDQICIIDDAILMAHQEQHIQWIDNNTAQGMHHMNAYTLMRLWNLNAPSHYILSTKGIMLAVAEAIEMDALEIDPYVSLKSYGLDSVAVVGLVGLWRAHGANITYEDVLEHNTLHELVSFILQSIR